The Heptranchias perlo isolate sHepPer1 chromosome 18, sHepPer1.hap1, whole genome shotgun sequence genomic interval cccaccacccatgcgccagccactggggatgcaccgtgtaagagcactaggataggtaaaggcacatgaacaacaggctctaagggtctgcacaagggtgaatagttctgttctgtttccataattttacttgttaattgataaatgtgactttgaatttgcatttggtggtggttttaatTTGTGCAATGAACTCAGAGGGAAAGCAATGTGCAGTCAGATGGTcggtgatttgatggtcatgtgggagtggaCTGATGAGGAGTtttggactgttggtgagttgggggatgtagttcatattattgatagcaggcacggatcatgcgagcacgcagagccctcacagacaaggcatgtgttccctgttgcacccttgcatcttcctccaattcctcctcctctttgtccccctcctcctccttttcctcctcagcctcctcttcctcctccacttctggctcagggtcttctccgatcgtCGGTGGCAAGGGCTAGTTCCTCATGATGGCGCGGTTGTGCAGCATGTAGCATTCCATCACAAATCTTCCCACCTgctcagtggagtactgcaggAATCCTCCAGAATGgcgcaggcagcggaagcattgtttgaagAGGCCTATGATGTGCTCCACGActttgcgtgtggcagcatggctttcACTGTAGgtctgctctgcacgtgtgcgtgggttcctgaccggagtcatgagccatggctcAATGTGAGGGAATAGACCTtgtcgtccagtagccagcctttgacttaccAAGCCGAGTggaagatagctggcacgttggactgccgtatgacgaaggcgttgtgactgctgccagagtagcgggcatcgacctccatgattcgatgcatgtggtcgcacaccagctgcatgttcaggGAGAGGAagtcctttcggttgacgaaggcgGCCGAGTTGATATacggggcatgcagggcaatgtgcgtgcagtcaatggcaccctgcaccatggggaagccagcaatgtgaacgaacccccgtgctcgctcgttctgcttgtctctgtcgaaTGGGAATGTGatcaacctgttcctcatctcgtacaGTGCGTCTCTGACCTCCCTTGTGCAGCAGtgaactgcaaactgcgagatcttgcacatgtcgccagcagaggcctgaaatgatcctgagccgtagaagttcagcgGCACGGTTACCTTCACAACCAAAGGCAatactgtccttgccctgctctgaggctgtagttgtggccgcAGCAGCTGACAGATCTCCGTCATGGCCTCCTTGGTGAATCTCAGCCTTCTGATACAATCCTCCTCGCGCATGTTGAGGTATGAGAATCGGTCCTTGAAGGCCCTCACTGGatgtggcctcctgctcagtgtcctgcgcctcatcctgctccctctcctcgcagcttgacttgctgtgtggcctctctgcatgctcccagtcgtgctcaatgcacagcaggagccctagcagaccacccatggttgccaggaatgttgttcaaccatggttgtaactttccaaaccgtaaggcagtacctgccaaaccactctcaactGTACTcttggaactctcagtaagaatagggagcttcaaaaaacacttcctgttccaccagcagccagaagcaataatccagcaactaatctgcaacaagtgcatggtccctttaattgggactggtggggggtcctccaggccatctaatgttcaggtgtgcatggttaagactgtacattgagttgagcgttaagttcccaaacggtgtctatcactttaaatcagcgttgcacaccaattgtacgcattttctccctactttacatgctgctggcattcgcTCCCTGAGCACGCATTAatacctataccaaaatggcgtccgccGTACGTCACACTCCAGAacaagccgtgcctctagccaagctgttccagtacagctacaacagtggcatctacccaacaatgtggaaaattgcccatgtatgtcctgtccacaaatagcaggacaaatccaatccggccaattaccgccccatcagtctactctcaatcttcagcaaagtgatggaaggtgttgtcgacagtgctatcaagcagcacttactcaccaataacctgctcaccgatgctcagtttgggttccgccaggaccactcggatccagacctcattacagccttggtccaaacatggacataacagctgaattgcagaggtgaggtaagagtgactgcccttgacatcaaggcagcatttgaccgaatgtggcaccaaggagccctagtaaaattgaagtcaatgggaatcagggggaaaactctccagtggctggagtcatacctagcacaaagaagatggtagtggttgttggaggccaattatctcagccccaggacattgctgcaggagttgctcagggcagtgacatcggcccaaccgtcttcagttgctttatcaatgaccttccctccatcataaggacagaaatggggatgttcgctgttgattgcacagtgttcagttccatttgcaacccctcagataatgaagcagtccgtgcctgcatgcagcaagacctggacaacatccaggcttgggctgataagtggcaagtaacattcgtgccagacaagtgccaggtaataaccatctccaacaagagagaatctaaccacctccccatgtcattcaacggcattaccatcaccgaattccccaccatcaacatcttgggggtcaccattgaccagaaacttaactggaccagccacgtaaatactgtggctacaagagcaggtcagaggctgggtattctgcagcgagtgactcacctcctgacttcccaaagcctttccaccatctacaaggcacaagtcaggagtgtgatggaatactctccacttgcctggatgagtgcagctccaacaacactcaagaagctcgacaccatccaggacaaagcagcccgcttgattggcaccccatccaccaccctaaacattcactcccttcaccaccggcgcactgtggctgcagtgtgtaccatccacaggatgcactgcagcaactcgccaaagcttcttcgacagcacctcccaaacccgcgacctctaccacctagaaggacaagggcagcaggcgcatgggaacagcaccacctgcacgttcccctccaagtcacacaccatcccgacttggaaatatatcaccgttccttcatcgtcgctgggtcaaaatcctggaactcccttcctaacagcactgtgggagaaccttcaccacacggactgcagcggttcaagaaggcggctcaccaccaccttctcaaaggcaattagggatgggtaacaaatgctggcctcgccagcgatacccATATCCTATGACTGAATAATAAaaaacgtgcgtgtgcagccaagactTGGCACTTCGAGAGACCATGCcgcaccaaaacaacgggcgctagacggcccaatttctagcccctcATTTCTTAGAACAAGCCAAGTGAACTAAATATTGAAAGTGATCATACCTGGGTTGACAATTGTTAATGGCAAGGAGCACTTACATTTCCTTTCTTAGATTTTAACAAGGCTGCAACAGCCTGAAATTTTCTATCAATCTGCTGAATACTGCATTTATTAACATTTTAATCGGACAACCTTTGATCTTCCAATCAAAGTGAACTGATTACTAGCCTACAGCAACTGGGTTAGACGTGCTGAAAGTAATTTCTCTTTGAACTGTTGGCGACTGATGGTGCAGTTTGTTTAGAATTGTCCTTTCACTACTAGGTCCAGAGTTTGAATCTAGCCCAGACTGAGGGGATGAAAGCCTATTAGGGACCTACATGAAATTAGTTCGGGAAGACTCGGCTCAGTTGCCACTGGGATTGGACATACCTTATTTGCTAATATTCAGCAAGATCACTGAGAAAGCCTTAAAGGGCAGCTGATTTTGGATGTGGAAATGCCATACTGTGCAGGAGAACAGGGTCACAAGCAACTCACAAGCCCTGACAAACCATTCCTCAAAGCCTAGGCATCTTGGTCCTAATTATGTTTGCACATTTCTTACAAATTCTTTGGGTCTAgagtacattttttttcttctgtttgcCATCATCAGTCACTCGAATAAGTGGATCAAACATCCCTTATGATCAGGAGTACAGCTTTACTGTCAATGCACACCTTTattgacatcctgaggtggtgaaaggtgctatataaatgtaagtatgttttttatttcttttaatatcTAGTTAAACAATAGCATGACGCAGGGATTGTAACATAAACCACTTTGTATAATGGATAAAATGATCTTGCACATGCCACTGTGTGTTCTTCTCTCTTTACAGAAGGTGGACTGAAAAGCATTCTCGTGAGATGAAGCTGATCATAAACCAATAAACGGGTTTATCTAATATAGAGTACATAAGTGGACAAAATAAAATTTTCTATTTCCTACCACACCTTGTATCATAACATAGCCACCCTTGATCCCCCTGTCCTtgaaaactactgccccatctccaacctccctttcctctccaaagtccttgaacatgttgttgcctcccaagtcTGTGCCCATATTTCctgtaactccatgtttgaatccctccaatcaggtttcctccactgccacagtactgaaacggcccttatcaaagttacaaatgacatcctatgtgactgtgaccattgtaaactctccctcctcatccttctcgatctgactgcagcctttgacatggttgaccacatcatcctcctccaatgcctctcctccatcgtccagctgggagggactgtgctcgcctggttccattcttatccttccagtcgtagccagagaatcacctgcaatggtttctcttcccgccccACACTGTTaccactggagtcccccaaggatctatccttggccccctcctatttctcatctacatgctgccccccggcgacatcatctgaaaacacgacatCAGGTTCGACATGTACACTAATGacacccaccacctccctcgacccctccactgtgtttgatttgtctcactgcttgttcgacatccagtactggttgagcaaaaatttcctccaacgaaatattgagaagaccgaagccattgtctttggtccccaacacaaattccgttccctagccactgactccatccctctccctggccgctgtctgaggctgaaccagacaattcacaaccttggcatcctatttgaccctgaaataagcttccaaccacatatccgctccatcaccaagactgcttacttccacttccttgacatcgcccatctccgcccctgcctcagttcatctgctgctgaaaccctcatccatgcctttgcacCTCTAGACTCAAGTATGCCAAAACcctcctagccagcctcccaccttccatcctccataaacttgagctcatccaaaaatttgctgcccgtatcctaactcgaccaagtctcgttcacccatcaccacagggctcgctgacctacatggcTCCCGGTCCcgcaatgcctcaatttaaaaattctcatcctagttttcaaatccctccacgacctcacccctccctatctctgtaacctcctccagcactacaacccaccgagatctctgcactcttccaattcttgcctcctgcgcatccccgagtataatcgctccaccattggcggccatcccttcagctgtctagaccctaagcactggaattccctctctaaacctctccacctctctacctttctctcctcctttaagacactcctgaaaacctacgtctttgaccaagcttttgatcacctgtcctaatatatcctcctgtggctcagtgtcaaattttgtttaataatcgctcgtgtgaagtgccctgggatgttttactatgttaaaggtgctatataaatgcaagttgttgttgttgttctgggGGAAACACACTTACAAGTTAACAGTCCCAGGGCTAACTGGTACCAGTTTTTATTACAAGCAATATGGGTTTACTCTGCCATACTCGTGCTTAGGGGGCAcaagcttaaaattagagctaagccattcaggggtgatgtcaggaagcacttcttcacacaaaggggagtggaaatctggaactctctcccccaaaaagtagttgaggctgggggtcaattgaaaatttcaaaactgagattgatagatttttgtcaggaaagggaattaagggttacataacctaggcgggtaaatggagttgggataTAGTTCAaccatgatttaactgaatggcgtaacaggctctAGGAGCTGAAaggcctgctccttttcctattttcctatgtgtgtgtttctgtctgacTGCCCAGAgagatctctgtctctctcacgatTTCAGACTCTCTGTCCAGAGGAAGAGTGGGAAACAAAAACTCTGCTCTGACCCCTGCGTATTAACTCTGAGTACCAAGGATTAGGAGTTGCCAATGAAAGTTACAACCCAATGATAAGCCACCCCCATGGTGTGGAAACCTCCCACACCTGTTATGTCTGTTCAGCTAAACCTCCTGCCAGGCAAAACAAATGTAAATCATCCTAGTACCAAGGTGcaaagtactctgggatgtacacAATGACTTCCCATTATTTCCTAATTAACATCTTAGCTCCAAATGGTAGTTAACCATTGGTAGGCTAAATCTAGCCTTTCACCAATTTTATAACATGAATTAAAACACAACCCCTTCGAGGCCATATAGCTAAAAGTTCCAAAATGTTATAACACCTTTCTTGATGGTTTATCTTGCTTTAATTATGTGGGCCTATAGATTCAGAAAGAGCTATTGTATCATTAGTGGGTAAATCCTAATCAGAACCACAAGGTCTGTTAGTATCAGCCACTTACATGGAAATGATgtggagaacacagatttaaaatctACATTGGACCCATTAAGATTTTATGTGGCCCATGAAGACAAACAGATTAGACACCCCTACAATAGAGTGAGCTCTTCCAGGGGGGAGGGATGGTTTAAGGTGTGATAGAGATCACTTTACTATAGATCTATGTAtaggtgttagccatggctcagtgatatCCCTCTcacttctgggtcagaaggttgcccACTCCAGGGAGCAAAAttccaggctaacacttcagtacagtaccgaggtcccatctgccctctcaggtggatataaaagatcccaaggcattatttcaaagaaaagcacgggagttctccctgggcaataattatccctcaaccaaacatcactaaaacagattatctggtcattatcacattgctgattgtgggaccttgctgtgcacaaattgactgcagtgcttcctacattacaacaggggttgcactttattggctgtaaagtgctttgggaggtcatgaaaggcacaatataaaggcaaattctttctttccttctgatGCATGCTGCAAGTTACTTTCAAGCACTTCAAGCGGTAATACAAAGGGGTTCCAGCATACCTCAACTTGAATGAgtacaaaattcaccaaaaagaTTAATAAAAATATATCCTTATACTAGGTACAGAAACGAGCCTTCACCCATAAGGCTGGTTGGGTTTAAATCAGGGCTGTGCTCTCCCAGCAGTAGTCAGGCACTCACTGCAATGTTATCGAGTTTTATATGCAGCGTTAAACCAAATGCGTCCCCGCCCGACTGGTAACACTGGATGATTTTGGCGATACATCTTTTGCCAGCGCTTGGCGGAAAGTTTGGCTATTTACTTGGGTTTGCCGAGAAACAATTGTCAAGCAGCCTGTTGGTTTGATGAGAGGAAACTCTGTGTGTGAGCTCTTTGCTGATTTAGCTACATTTAGCTGCCAATGGGCTTGTGGGACAAGGCAAATTACTACAATGAGGCAGCAAGTACATTGAATTAACTTGTCTGAATAAATTCTCAGTGGCATGGTGCGTTCTGGTCTTTTACAAAGAGAGCAGCATCTGTCATCGCAGCCACAAGTGATGAATAATTCTCAAATGGTAAATTTTATTCCCTATCAGTCAGGTTGCCAAGGAGAGGGAGATATTTATTCCCTCTGTTTGGTTAACCTAATGCAATTCCTTTAATGTGTTTTTTCCTTTTTTCAAAACAATTCTTTGTGCTCGTCAAGGTGAGGGACATTAGTGTtgtggaatggaacactttccattttcggcacccagtgtcagcctcAAGCACTCCCAGCTCAGGTACTAGCACTGCTGGTtgtcgagtaaagctccctctgctctgcctcGAACTACGCGCCTCAGCTCAAACCTCAGAAGAGCGCCCCCTACCcacttttctatttcccacaccagtcaaCCTGCAGTCTGAGATTGCCAGTTAGTGCCAACTTAGGGGCAGCTTTGTCCCATGGGTTCATTCCCCTACAACCTTCATTAAAACTGTGCAAGCACTGTTAAACCGAGCAGACATCCCATCAGTCAGGCTGGAAGAGAACGCAGCTCCAAAGggattgtttcttttttaaatggaGATGTTTTCTCAAGCATTTCTAAACAAGTTTAAATCACAACGTGAGTCTGTGCTTAACAGGTACCACCTGATAAATAGGATTATTTTCAATTCTGACCAACAAGCCCCAGTTGGCTGGTTTCGGTGATGCACTAAAGCTTTTTCCACATTTATTACTAATGGGAGTAATTATAGAACTGTAACTATGACTGTGATTTGAACTGAACGTTTCGATTTAATGTACACTGGGCTTTGTTCCAGCCATTGAGCGAACAATGCATTCCATATGTCTTTGTAGAACGCACACAAGTCCCTGTAAATGGTGTGCAATTGGGTGAGCAAGCTGTCCAagaggaaacactgggggtacgTAATACAACTCtgacagtgtcagctgtggctctgttggtagcactctggcctctgagtcagaaggttgtgagttcaagccccactccagagacttgagcacataatctatgctgtcagtgcagtactgggggagccctCTTTTGAaagagatgtaaaagatcccacaacacttttcaaagaagaacaggggagatctccgcggcgtcctggccaatattcatccttcaatcaacatcactaaaaacagattatctggtcattatcactgctgtttctgggaccttgccgtgtgcaaattggctgccatgtttcgtacattacaacagtgactacactgcaaaagtacttaattagttgtaaagcacgttgggacgtcctgaggttgtgaaaggagctatataaatgcaagtcctattTTTAATCTGTGAAATATGATTTATAACCAGAAGTGGGCAAACCCGACAACCCATCCGTGACTTTGTCACCCCATTTCTAATCAGTGTCAAGAGTGGAATACAGATCATAACACAGCCCCCTCATTATCTCTTTTGTTTGTACCACACACCAAGAAACTAACTCAGTACTGTCCCcctaccacccctccccctcacatacAAGAGAAGGGAAAGCCAACCAGGTGTCTCTGTCCTAATCACTACCTAACGACAACGAGTGGAACGATCGAGCTCGGCTGTGATACCCCAAAGGATTCAACAGCCAATGTGCACTGCCTCAGTAAGCTCAGACGTGAAAAATGGGTACTTGGGCGAGGAACTGGAGAATcatcagcacccacggacctgtACTGCAGCAGGACTAAGGGACTTAAGGACAGCAGACCAGATAAGGAAACAAgtaagaaaataattcaaataaaatcTTAATTGTGAATTAAATGGTGAGTCGATTCCGGTGTGATTCTTATAGCAGTGTAAAACAGATTTCAGTCTgacaacatttctatcaaataagGAAAAAGAATGTCGGAGATAATAAATtcagctattaaaaaaaaagattgataAAGATTAATTTTGCGAGACTCTGTTGctgttggctcagttggtagcactctcacctataAGTCAAGAAGGTCATGGGTTAAATCTCCACTCCAGAGCCATAAGCCCACGAActagctaacactccagtgcagcactgagagagtactacacagtcagaggtgctatcttttggatgagatgttaaaccaaggtcttgtctgctctctcaggtggatgtaaaaaatcccatggcactatttcgaagaagagtgggggaattctccccagtgtccaggccaatatttatccctcaaccaacatcaataaaacataaAAATATTACCACTTCCTACAAGCCAGCTACCCCTACTGTACCAGAATGTAACCACTTCCCACAGCAGTTATCTTTGGGGATTTTCAGTGCAATTGCTGAACCAAAAATAGTTGACTTGCACCCACTGATTACTCAGTTGAGATCGGTTAAAATTGCTTAGAGATAATTTTCATCCTCTCAGTCTAGGCTGGACTCAAACCCAAATCCAAGGGTAGCGCAGTGCTCTCACAGTGGCTGGATGGCAGTAGTTTGGAACAAAGCCCAGTGTACATTAGATTGGAACATTCGGTTCAAGTCAGAGTCAAAGTTGCATTTCCACAATTGCTGCTATCAGTGGAATATTTGGAAACAAACTTCAGTGTAATGTCAAGTCTGCCAACTCGGACTTGCTGGCAGCAATTTAAACTAGTCCTGTTCATCAGGGCATCCCAGTCAAAAAGAGCTTCACCAGTCATGATTTAAGTATGCTGGGAAACGTCCGAGAGGCTACAGAGATGGCTAGTGTTGGACATGGGAAAGTATCACCCTGGTGCAGTagagggcagagtagagggagcatcTAGATGTGCTTGCTATACCTTACCTGGGAGTGCTCGACACTGACACTAGGTGCCTGAAACAAATAATTGTTCCATTCCCACAAACAACTTCTGCCATAAGCACGACTAATGCTGATGGTGCCATAACAAACAACACTCATGAATACTTGGATGTTTCCCAACTGTGGGATTGGTCCAATATCCTTACATAAAGTTTACGTCATTCACATTTCTAGTTAGGTTTAGTACCTGTCCTTATTTGGAGCAAGCACTCTATTTCTGAGTGTGCTGTGTGGAAATTTGTAACATCCAAACCAGACaacaaaattattttgtttttttccacCATTGTGTCCCAAAGGCGTTTACTCATGCTGGGGGAGCGAGCGGTTCCACAAgtgccagctctccagtacctcagtcAAGTGGCCATTCGTCATTTGTGAGTCTAGACagcaagtgttggcaggctatttgacggTGGATGGCATCACAGctaccctgtcctcacccaatctcCACACGCAGagcacttttcagcaggggtcGCTGGATAGCAATCGGAGAGAAGAAACCCAGGCTGGTTTTGTTTTTCGGGTGCGATGCATCATATACCATTTCCCACTTTGAGGGGATGGCAGTCAGCCTT includes:
- the LOC137334472 gene encoding putative nuclease HARBI1 → MREEDCIRRLRFTKEAMTEICQLLRPQLQPQSRARTVLPLVVKVTVPLNFYGSGSFQASAGDMCKISQFAVHCCTREVRDALYEMRNRLITFPFDRDKQNERARGFVHIAGFPMVQGAIDCTHIALHAPYINSAAFVNRKDFLSLNMQLVCDHMHRIMEVDARYSGSSHNAFVIRQSNVPAIFHSAWNPRTRAEQTYSESHAATRKVVEHIIGLFKQCFRCLRHSGGFLQYSTEQVGRFVMECYMLHNRAIMRN